A portion of the Doryrhamphus excisus isolate RoL2022-K1 chromosome 20, RoL_Dexc_1.0, whole genome shotgun sequence genome contains these proteins:
- the LOC131107880 gene encoding striatin-like isoform X2 gives MDEQAGPGVFFNNNNNSVLPGAGKGPLPDGDVGEAARAQYSIPGILHFLQHEWARFEVERAQWDVERAELQAQIAFLQGERKGQENLKKDLVRRIKMLEYALKQERAKYHKLKYGTELNQGDVKPPSYDSDETNENETSGSLNNQLSWKQGRQLLRQYLQEVGYTDTILDVKSQRVRALLGLAGDGSGKTGERMGPEPLVNGTDTSTKSMGTRGKTELSDTSAVLEAFKFIENAAAEFSDEDDDEDSEGRDRTNVESRTIIRKKPSSSTPPASMDTSEDPDTEDALKGFDFLSSPDEMDISPECRGTGDGTDWGPNRSKLQDMLANLRDAEDVSHMQPPSTAQSRPNVVRFNEHDGGRPDEVEALTFPPTSGKSFIMGSDEAMESELGLGELAGLTVANEADSLAYDIGNNKDAMRKTWNPKFTLRSHFDGIRALTFHPVEPVLITASEDHTLKMWNLQKTTPAKKSTSLDVEPIYTFRAHRGAVLSVVMSSSGEQCFSGGVDGTIQCWNMPNPNIDPYDSYDSSVLRGELCGHTDSVWGLVYSSAHQRLLSCSADGTVRLWDANSTSPALAVFNENKKLGVPSSVDLVCSEPAHLVTSFTSGEIGLFNMETRQQVLSLESNGEQGPPSHINKILSHPTLPITITAQEDRHIKFFDNNTGKLVHSMVAHLDAVTSLAVDPNGLYLMSGSHDCSIRLWNLESKTCIQEFTAHRKKFEESIHDVAFHPSKCYIASAGADALAKVFV, from the exons gCTCAAATTGCCTTCCTACAAGGGGAGAGGAAGGGCCAGGAGAATCTGAAGAAAGACCTTGTGAGGAGGATCAAAATGTTGGAGTATGCGCTGAAGCAAGAGAG AGCAAAGTACCATAAATTAAAATATGGGACAGAATTAAATCAAGGAGATGTGAAACCTCCAAGCTACGATTCCG ACGAGACGAATGAGAACGAGACTTCTGGATCATTGAACAATCAACTGTCCTGGAAACAAGGCCGTCAGCTCCTCAGACA ATACCTTCAGGAGGTGGGCTACACAGACACCATCTTAGATGTGAAGTCACAGCGTGTCCGGGCGTTGTTAGGACTAGCCGGCGATGGAAGTGGGAAGACTGGTGAGCGTATGGGTCCCGAGCCGTTGGTCAATGGGACAGACACGTCGACAAAGAGCATGGGCACTCGAGG GAAAACTGAGCTCTCGGACACAAGCGCAGTACTGGAGGCCTTCAAGTTCATCGAGAATGCGGCAGCTGAGTTCAGTGACGAGGATGATGACGAAGATAGCGAGGGGAGAGATAGGACTAATGTGGAGTCCCGGACG ATCATTAGGAAGaagccatcatcatcaacacCGCCAGCCAGCATGGACACTAGCGAGGACCCAGACACAGAAGATGCTCTGAAGGGCTTTGACTTCTTGTCGAGTCCTGACGAGATGGACATCTCTCCTGAGTGCAGAGGCACGGGCGACGGGACCGACTGGG GACCCAACCGGTCCAAGCTGCAGGACATGCTGGCTAACCTCAGAGATGCAGAGGATGTGTCCCACATGCAGCCTCCCTCCACCGCCCAATCCCGGCCAAACGTGGTGCGCTTCAACGAGCATGATGGGGGCCGACCAGATGAAG TGGAGGCGCTGACCTTCCCGCCCACCTCAGGGAAGTCGTTCATTATGGGCTCAGACGAGGCCATGGAGAGTGAGCTGGGCCTTGGCGAGCTGGCCGGGCTCACTGTTGCCAACGAGGCCGACAGCCTGGCATACGAT ATTGGCAACAATAAGGACGCAATGAGGAAAACCTGGAATCCTAAATTTACTCTCCGGAGCCATTTTGACGGGATTCGTGCCCTAACCTTCCACCCTGTCGAGCCTGTCCTGATCACTGCCTCGGAAGATCACACACTCAAGATGTGGAACCTTCAGAAAACAACTCCAGCCAAAAA GAGTACATCTTTAGATGTGGAGCCCATCTACACTTTCAGGGCCCACAG GGGGGCTGTACTGAGTGTGGTCATGAGCAGCAGTGGGGAGCAGTGTTTCAGTGGAGGAGTGGACGGCACCATCCAATGTTGGAACATGCCCAATCCCAACATTGACCCATATGATTCCTATG ATTCCTCAGTGCTGCGTGGGGAGCTGTGTGGACACACCGACTCGGTTTGGGGCTTGGTGTACAGCAGCGCACACCAGCGTCTCCTTTCCTGCTCAGCTGACGGGACGGTTAGACTGTGGGACGCCAACAGCACTTCTCCTGCCCTTGCAGtattcaatgaaaataaaa AGCTGGGGGTGCCCTCTTCTGTGGATCTGGTGTGCAGCGAACCAGCTCACCTGGTTACATCCTTCACTAGTGGCGAGATCGGCCTCTTCAACATGGAGACGCGTCAACAGGTCCTCAGTTTGGAGTCCAATGGAGAGCAAG GTCCCCCCAGTCACATCAACAAGATCCTCAGCCACCCCACCCTCCCCATCACCATCACAGCCCAGGAGGACAGACACATCAAATTTTTTGACAACAACACTGGCAAACTGGTCCACTCGATGGTGGCACACCTGGATGCTGTCACCAGCTTGGCTGTGGACCCAAATGGACTCTATCTCATGTCGGGCA GTCACGACTGTTCCATCCGACTGTGGAACCTGGAGAGTAAAACCTGCATCCAAGAGTTCACGGCTCACAGGAAGAAGTTTGAGGAGTCCATTCACGATGTGGCTTTTCATCCGTCAAAATGCTACATCGCCAGCGCCGGGGCGGACGCTCTCGCAAAGGTATTTGTATGA
- the LOC131107880 gene encoding striatin-like isoform X1: protein MDEQAGPGVFFNNNNNSVLPGAGKGPLPDGDVGEAARAQYSIPGILHFLQHEWARFEVERAQWDVERAELQAQIAFLQGERKGQENLKKDLVRRIKMLEYALKQERAKYHKLKYGTELNQGDVKPPSYDSDETNENETSGSLNNQLSWKQGRQLLRQYLQEVGYTDTILDVKSQRVRALLGLAGDGSGKTGERMGPEPLVNGTDTSTKSMGTRGKTELSDTSAVLEAFKFIENAAAEFSDEDDDEDSEGRDRTNVESRTIIRKKPSSSTPPASMDTSEDPDTEDALKGFDFLSSPDEMDISPECRGTGDGTDWDKDEQGPTSEAWDVDQSLITKLKEQYRKERKGKKGVKRPNRSKLQDMLANLRDAEDVSHMQPPSTAQSRPNVVRFNEHDGGRPDEVEALTFPPTSGKSFIMGSDEAMESELGLGELAGLTVANEADSLAYDIGNNKDAMRKTWNPKFTLRSHFDGIRALTFHPVEPVLITASEDHTLKMWNLQKTTPAKKSTSLDVEPIYTFRAHRGAVLSVVMSSSGEQCFSGGVDGTIQCWNMPNPNIDPYDSYDSSVLRGELCGHTDSVWGLVYSSAHQRLLSCSADGTVRLWDANSTSPALAVFNENKKLGVPSSVDLVCSEPAHLVTSFTSGEIGLFNMETRQQVLSLESNGEQGPPSHINKILSHPTLPITITAQEDRHIKFFDNNTGKLVHSMVAHLDAVTSLAVDPNGLYLMSGSHDCSIRLWNLESKTCIQEFTAHRKKFEESIHDVAFHPSKCYIASAGADALAKVFV, encoded by the exons gCTCAAATTGCCTTCCTACAAGGGGAGAGGAAGGGCCAGGAGAATCTGAAGAAAGACCTTGTGAGGAGGATCAAAATGTTGGAGTATGCGCTGAAGCAAGAGAG AGCAAAGTACCATAAATTAAAATATGGGACAGAATTAAATCAAGGAGATGTGAAACCTCCAAGCTACGATTCCG ACGAGACGAATGAGAACGAGACTTCTGGATCATTGAACAATCAACTGTCCTGGAAACAAGGCCGTCAGCTCCTCAGACA ATACCTTCAGGAGGTGGGCTACACAGACACCATCTTAGATGTGAAGTCACAGCGTGTCCGGGCGTTGTTAGGACTAGCCGGCGATGGAAGTGGGAAGACTGGTGAGCGTATGGGTCCCGAGCCGTTGGTCAATGGGACAGACACGTCGACAAAGAGCATGGGCACTCGAGG GAAAACTGAGCTCTCGGACACAAGCGCAGTACTGGAGGCCTTCAAGTTCATCGAGAATGCGGCAGCTGAGTTCAGTGACGAGGATGATGACGAAGATAGCGAGGGGAGAGATAGGACTAATGTGGAGTCCCGGACG ATCATTAGGAAGaagccatcatcatcaacacCGCCAGCCAGCATGGACACTAGCGAGGACCCAGACACAGAAGATGCTCTGAAGGGCTTTGACTTCTTGTCGAGTCCTGACGAGATGGACATCTCTCCTGAGTGCAGAGGCACGGGCGACGGGACCGACTGGG ACAAGGACGAGCAAGGTCCCACATCTGAGGCCTGGGACGTGGACCAGAGTCTGATAACCAAACTCAAGGAGCAGTACAGAAAGGAACGCAAGGGGAAAAAGGGGGTGAAGA GACCCAACCGGTCCAAGCTGCAGGACATGCTGGCTAACCTCAGAGATGCAGAGGATGTGTCCCACATGCAGCCTCCCTCCACCGCCCAATCCCGGCCAAACGTGGTGCGCTTCAACGAGCATGATGGGGGCCGACCAGATGAAG TGGAGGCGCTGACCTTCCCGCCCACCTCAGGGAAGTCGTTCATTATGGGCTCAGACGAGGCCATGGAGAGTGAGCTGGGCCTTGGCGAGCTGGCCGGGCTCACTGTTGCCAACGAGGCCGACAGCCTGGCATACGAT ATTGGCAACAATAAGGACGCAATGAGGAAAACCTGGAATCCTAAATTTACTCTCCGGAGCCATTTTGACGGGATTCGTGCCCTAACCTTCCACCCTGTCGAGCCTGTCCTGATCACTGCCTCGGAAGATCACACACTCAAGATGTGGAACCTTCAGAAAACAACTCCAGCCAAAAA GAGTACATCTTTAGATGTGGAGCCCATCTACACTTTCAGGGCCCACAG GGGGGCTGTACTGAGTGTGGTCATGAGCAGCAGTGGGGAGCAGTGTTTCAGTGGAGGAGTGGACGGCACCATCCAATGTTGGAACATGCCCAATCCCAACATTGACCCATATGATTCCTATG ATTCCTCAGTGCTGCGTGGGGAGCTGTGTGGACACACCGACTCGGTTTGGGGCTTGGTGTACAGCAGCGCACACCAGCGTCTCCTTTCCTGCTCAGCTGACGGGACGGTTAGACTGTGGGACGCCAACAGCACTTCTCCTGCCCTTGCAGtattcaatgaaaataaaa AGCTGGGGGTGCCCTCTTCTGTGGATCTGGTGTGCAGCGAACCAGCTCACCTGGTTACATCCTTCACTAGTGGCGAGATCGGCCTCTTCAACATGGAGACGCGTCAACAGGTCCTCAGTTTGGAGTCCAATGGAGAGCAAG GTCCCCCCAGTCACATCAACAAGATCCTCAGCCACCCCACCCTCCCCATCACCATCACAGCCCAGGAGGACAGACACATCAAATTTTTTGACAACAACACTGGCAAACTGGTCCACTCGATGGTGGCACACCTGGATGCTGTCACCAGCTTGGCTGTGGACCCAAATGGACTCTATCTCATGTCGGGCA GTCACGACTGTTCCATCCGACTGTGGAACCTGGAGAGTAAAACCTGCATCCAAGAGTTCACGGCTCACAGGAAGAAGTTTGAGGAGTCCATTCACGATGTGGCTTTTCATCCGTCAAAATGCTACATCGCCAGCGCCGGGGCGGACGCTCTCGCAAAGGTATTTGTATGA